In Streptomyces sp. NBC_00414, a single window of DNA contains:
- a CDS encoding MFS transporter — protein MGAEMRRIHVGNALSAFGLGFTVPYLYVYVAQVRDLGAMTAGLVLAVFAVAALVVLPFAGRAIVRRGPLPVLLLALVTAAAGSLSLGLASSSTAVLMSAAALGAGQAVMQPALATMIVECSTAETRSRAFATQFFLQNLGLGVGGLIGGHLVDASRASSFTLLFAIEAAMFLLLVVVMATVRMPRAPKVEGAPGQAGGSWKQLLGNRAMVQLCVVGFVLFFACYGQFESGLSAYGVEAAGISTSALGTALAANTAMIVVAQFAVLKFVERRKRSRVIGAVGLIWAFAWVIAGYAGLGHGSQAMATAAFVSTYALFGLGEAMLSPTVAPLVADLAPSGMAGQYNSAFALVKQLALAVGPAVGGPMGASLHAPYIVTFLVFSLGITFLAVRLGRQLTPVQNQPSLAKSRVVVRGGAPADSDSVRTAA, from the coding sequence ATGGGCGCGGAGATGCGCCGGATCCATGTGGGCAACGCACTCAGCGCGTTCGGCCTCGGTTTTACCGTCCCCTATCTGTACGTCTACGTGGCGCAGGTACGGGATCTCGGTGCCATGACGGCGGGGCTCGTGCTCGCCGTCTTCGCCGTGGCCGCGCTCGTGGTGCTGCCGTTCGCCGGGCGGGCCATCGTCCGGCGCGGCCCGCTGCCGGTACTGCTCCTCGCCCTGGTCACCGCCGCCGCCGGCTCGCTGAGCCTGGGGCTGGCGAGCAGCTCCACGGCCGTACTGATGTCCGCGGCCGCGCTCGGTGCCGGGCAGGCCGTGATGCAGCCCGCGCTGGCGACGATGATCGTCGAGTGCTCGACCGCCGAAACCCGCTCGCGCGCCTTCGCCACCCAGTTCTTCCTGCAGAACCTCGGCCTCGGGGTCGGCGGGCTCATCGGCGGTCACCTCGTCGACGCCTCGCGGGCGAGTTCGTTCACGCTGCTGTTCGCGATCGAGGCGGCGATGTTCCTGCTGCTCGTGGTGGTCATGGCGACCGTACGGATGCCGCGGGCGCCCAAGGTCGAGGGTGCGCCCGGGCAGGCCGGGGGCAGCTGGAAGCAGCTGCTCGGCAACCGGGCCATGGTGCAGCTGTGCGTGGTGGGCTTCGTGCTGTTCTTCGCCTGTTACGGACAGTTCGAGTCGGGGCTCAGCGCGTACGGCGTCGAGGCGGCCGGTATCTCCACCTCCGCGCTCGGTACGGCGCTCGCCGCGAACACGGCGATGATCGTCGTCGCGCAGTTCGCCGTGCTGAAGTTCGTCGAGCGGCGCAAGCGGTCCCGGGTCATCGGCGCGGTCGGACTGATCTGGGCTTTCGCCTGGGTCATCGCCGGGTACGCGGGGCTCGGGCACGGCAGTCAGGCCATGGCGACGGCCGCGTTCGTGTCGACGTACGCGCTGTTCGGGCTCGGGGAGGCGATGCTGTCGCCGACCGTGGCGCCGCTGGTCGCGGATCTGGCGCCGAGCGGGATGGCAGGCCAGTACAACTCGGCCTTCGCCCTGGTGAAGCAGCTCGCCCTCGCGGTGGGTCCGGCGGTGGGCGGCCCGATGGGTGCCTCGCTGCACGCTCCGTACATCGTGACGTTTCTGGTGTTCTCGCTGGGGATCACGTTCCTGGCGGTGCGGCTGGGGCGGCAGCTCACTCCTGTGCAGAACCAGCCCTCGCTGGCGAAGAGCCGGGTCGTGGTGCGGGGCGGGGCTCCGGCGGATTCGGATTCGGTCCGGACCGCGGCCTGA